Proteins encoded together in one Chaetodon auriga isolate fChaAug3 chromosome 20, fChaAug3.hap1, whole genome shotgun sequence window:
- the rhot2 gene encoding mitochondrial Rho GTPase 2, whose product MKQDVRILLLGEPKVGKTSLIMSLVGEEFPEEVPPRAEEITIPADVTPEKVPTHIVDYSEKEQSDEVLRDEIIKANVVCVVYDVTNEDTIDKIRTKWIPLVNGDAEKGNKVPIILVGNKSDLRCGSSMETILPIMNQFSEIETCVECSAKNLKNISELFYYAQKAVLHPTAPLYDPEDKQLKPLCVRALTRIFYISDQDNDRILSDAELNCFQKSCFGNPLAPQALEDVKTVVWKNTSDGVQDNGLTLNGFLFLNTLFIQRGRHETTWTILRKFGYDDNLELTDDYLYPELRVSVGCTTELNHLGHQFLQQLFDKYDEDKDSALSPTELRNLFCVCPYMPWGAEVYMTVPTTEDGYISKQGYLCQWTLSAYLDIHRCLEHLGYLGYPILTEQESQTTAITVTREKEVDLEKCQTQRSVFLCKVIGPRGTGKTAFLQAFVGRNVVNKANSSSAFSPYAINTVQVSNQEKYLILNEVDVEVEFLKASDASCDVACLMYDTSDPHSFDYCASIYKQHYMESNIPCVLVASKVDLPEVKQFHGMTPAEFCYKHRLPPPLPFSSLLLNSTSKDISTRLAWAAMYPHLNGSDMSSTSFWLRVALGSAVVAVLGFAIYRAVARLK is encoded by the exons GTTCCCCCCAGAGCTGAAGAGATCACCATCCCTGCTGACGTGACTCCAGAGAAGGTCCCCACACACATAGTGGACTATTCAG AAAAGGAACAAAGTGATGAAGTCCTTAGAGATGAGATCATCAAG GCTAACGTGGTGTGTGTAGTGTATGATGTCACCAACGAGGACACCATAGACAAG atcAGAACGAAGTGGATACCTCTAGTTAATGGAGATGCAGAGAAAGGGAACAA AGTTCCCATCATCCTTGTGGGAAACAAGTCTGATCTGCGCTGTGGGAGCTCAATGGAAACCATCCTTCCCATCATGAACCAGTTCTCTGAGATTGAGACATGTGTTGAG TGTTCTGCAAAGAAcctcaaaaacatttcagagctgtTCTACTATGCACAGAAGGCAGTTCTTCACCCCACTGCACCCCTTTACGACCCTGAGGATAAACAG CTAAAACCGTTGTGTGTCCGAGCCCTTACCAGAATATTCTACATTTCTGACCAGGACAACGACCGTATCCTCAGCGACGCTGAACTCAACTGCTTTCAG AAATCTTGTTTTGGGAATCCTCTGGCACCTCAAGCTTTAGAGGATGTGAAGACAGTAGTTTGGAAGAACACCAGCGATGGTGTCCAGGACAACGGCCTGACCCTAAATG GTTTCTTATTCCTTAATACATTATTTATCCAGAGGGGCCGACATGAGACCACGTGGACTATCCTCAGGAAATTTGGTTATGATGACAACCTTGAGCTGACCGATGATTACCTTTACCCTGA ACTACGAGTTTCCGTTGGCTGCACCACAGAGCTCAATCATTTAGGTCACCagttcctccagcagctgtttgacaaGTACGATGAA GACAAAGACTCTGCACTGTCACCGACAGAGCTTAGGAACCTGTTTTGCGTCTGTCCGTACATGCCATGGGGTGCAGAGGTCTACATGACTGTCCCAACCACGGAGGACGGCTACATATCTAAACAAGGCTACCTTTGTCAGTGGAC GCTTTCCGCATATCTTGACATCCACCGTTGCCTGGAGCACCTAGGATACCTAGGCTACCCTATCCTCACTGAGCAGGAGTCACAGACCACCGcaatcacag TAACACGAGAGAAAGAGGTGGACCTGGAGAAGTGCCAGACACAGCGgtcagtgtttctctgcaaGGTGATCGGACCGCGGGGGACGGGCAAGACAGCCTTTCTCCAGGCCTTTGTGGGCCGCAACGTTGTG AATAAAGCAAATTCCAGCAGTGCCTTCTCGCCCTATGCCATAAACACTGTCCAAGTCAGCAACCAGGAGAAGTACCTTATT CTCAATGAGGTGGATGTGGAGGTGGAGTTCCTGAAGGCATCGGATGCCTCCTGCGATGTTGCGTGTCTCATGTACGACACCAGTGATCCACATTCCTTCGACTACTGCGCAAGTATATACAAG CAACACTACATGGAGAGCAACATCCCATGTGTGCTGGTTGCCTCCAAGGTGGACCTTCCTGAGGTCAAGCAGTTCCACGGGATGACTCCAGCAGAGTTCTGTTATAAACACCGACTGCCTCCACCGCTGCCCTTCTCCAGCCTGCTCCTCAACTCCACCAGCAAGGACATCTCCACCAGGCTCGCCTGGGCAGCAATGTACCC ACACCTGAATGGTTCAGACATGAGCAGCACATCATTCTGGCTGAGAGTGGCGTTGGGCTCGGCTGTGGTTGCAGTTCTGGGTTTTGCCATCTACAGAGCTGTTGCCAGACTGAAATGA
- the h1-0 gene encoding histone H1.0, with protein sequence MAETSAAPAKAKKNTKPKKPASHPKYSDMIKAAIVNDASRSGASRQSIQKYVKKNYKVGDNVDVQVKLALKRLVAAGTLRQIKGIGASGSFRLTKPEDSKKPSKAAASPKPKKAVKTTKPKKAAKPRKVPKPQEKPKKTAAKKVKKAAKKATPTKTKRAVVKKNKAAKPKPRPAKKATKPKAKPAKKAAKAARKK encoded by the coding sequence ATGGCAGAGACGTCGGCAGCTCCAGCCAAAGCCAAAAAGAACACCAAGCCCAAGAAACCAGCTTCTCATCCCAAATACTCGGACATGATTAAAGCGGCAATCGTGAACGACGCCAGCCGGAGCGGAGCGTCCCGTCAGTCCATCCAGAAGTACGTGAAGAAGAACTACAAGGTGGGCGACAATGTCGATGTACAGGTTAAATTGGCCCTGAAGAGGCTGGTGGCAGCCGGGACTCTGCGCCAAATCAAAGGCATCGGCGCGTCCGGATCCTTCAGGCTGACCAAACCAGAGGACTCCAAAAAACCAAGCAAGGCAGCGGCATCTCCCAAACCAAAGAAGGCGGTGAAGACCACCAAACCCAAGAAGGCGGCCAAGCCCAGGAAGGTGCCCAAACCGCAGGAGAAGCCCAAGAAGACTGCTgcaaagaaagtgaaaaaggcCGCGAAAAAGGCGACCCCGACGAAAACCAAAAGGGCAGtagtaaagaaaaacaaggcagCCAAGCCCAAGCCAAGACCAGCAAAGAAGGCAACCAAGCCCAAAGCAAAACCAGCAAAGAAGGCAGCCAAAGCAGCCCGAAAGAAGTGA